In Monodelphis domestica isolate mMonDom1 chromosome 4, mMonDom1.pri, whole genome shotgun sequence, one DNA window encodes the following:
- the LOC100021363 gene encoding olfactory receptor 51G2-like: MVIPNIRNSSSFIFILMDLPGLEHAHHWTAIPVCTIYLLSFLGNITILYIVKTVPSLHTPMYLFLSMLSMADLGLSASTLPSMISVFLLGHREINSATCFAQLFFIHTFAVIESAVLLAMAFDRCVAIREPLRYATILTNWRIGAIGLAIVTRSAGLHLPLLVLLNRLNFRSISTLSHSYCVHPDVLKMACSNTRVNSALGLFVMLSTLGLDVLLILFSYVLILYTVLSIASNTERLKALNTCISHICAVLLFYTPTVSLSMIHCFGKKMPVQVYMLLSYLHFLVPPMLNPIVYSIKTKEIRVRILRMLHPKKF, from the coding sequence ATGGTCATTCCCAACATAAGAAATAGCAGCTCCTTCATCTTCATCTTGATGGATCTGCCAGGACTAGAGCATGCCCACCACTGGACAGCTATCCCAGTTTGTACCATATACCTCCTGTCTTTTCTAGGCAACATTACCATTTTGTACATTGTGAAGACAGTGCCTAGCCTCCACACCCCCATGTATCTATTCCTCTCCATGCTCTCAATGGCAGACTTGGGACTTTCTGCATCAACTCTACCTTCCATGATATCTGTCTTCCTTCTGGGACATAGGGAGATAAATTCAGCTACATGCTTTGCACAGCTCTTCTTTATACACACCTTTGCAGTCATTGAATCTGCTGTGCTTCTCGCCATGGCTTTTGACCGCTGTGTTGCCATTCGTGAGCCATTGCGTTATGCCACTATTCTTACCAACTGGCGCATTGGTGCTATTGGGTTGGCTATTGTCACTCGAAGTGCTGGTCTTCATCTTCCCTTGCTTGTTCTCCTTAACCGCCTCAATTTCCGATCCATTAGCACCCTGTCTCATTCCTACTGTGTCCACCCAGATGTTCTAAAGATGGCCTGCTCCAATACTAGGGTCAATAGTGCACTTGGTCTCTTTGTAATGCTTTCCACCCTAGGGCTTGATGTTCTGCTGATCCTCTTCTCCTATGTGCTGATTCTCTATACTGTTCTGAGCATTGCATCTAATACAGAAAGACTCAAGGCTCTGAATACTTGCATTTCACACATTTGTGCTGTCCTGCTCTTCTACACACCAACAGTCAGCCTATCCATGATCCATTGCTTTGGGAAAAAAATGCCAGTCCAGGTCTACATGCTTCTGTCTTATCTTCATTTCCTTGTGCCCCCTATGCTTAACCCCATTGTCTATAGCATCAAGACCAAGGAAATCAGAGTCAGAATCCTTAGGATGCTGCACCCTAAGAAGTTTTGA